A single Phoenix dactylifera cultivar Barhee BC4 chromosome 1, palm_55x_up_171113_PBpolish2nd_filt_p, whole genome shotgun sequence DNA region contains:
- the LOC120111066 gene encoding DNA-directed RNA polymerase I subunit 1-like, with protein sequence MAQTRSEEAASEVVDSVRFSFYTAEEIRKISVKKITKPDLLDSKNASVPDGLYDPALGPINDTDSCKSCGQLSFRCPGHCGHIDLARPLYNPLLFRNLQNLLQITCFFCRKFRLNEEKVQRYAEQLCLIAKGDIVGAKTLEAHSWGEFYFPNEEETKSAAIHTSESLSKITNLKQQQTWTSLQHSEALSILSKFLREKSKKCANCSRKNPTITSPTFGWLNKAIQASDIRSNFIMESDLGLSSTEDQNTEGSQSRGDSASQLDEEPSSITKVQRKTKKQSRDLPPEIAKQMLSSGQKKHLLPSEVEAILKDLWNNEAKICALICDVQRRSLNRLGRDKGYAMFFLKTLLVPPSKFRPPAGSGTRGVLEHPQNVLLSKVQESNIALRNVIANGPDHPDIVRSWMDLQRNVNLLFDSSKGWVKTEREVNGIRQLLEKKAGILRQKMMGKRVNFACRSVISPDPYLAVNEIGIPPYFALRLTYPERVTPWNVNKLRHAIINGADIHPGATHYKDNERMYKLQLGRNMRNSISRKLPTSRGVLVQQGKGPESEFEGKVVYRHLQDGDIVLVNRQPTLHKPSMMAHVVRVLKGEKTLRMHYANCSTYNADFDGDEMNVHLPQDEISRAEAINIVNANKQYVVPTSGDPIRGLIQDHIVSAVLLTKLDTFLTREQYHQLLYASCMPPIASSQPGRFGRNVCTLSSDDEIQPLLPAIWKPIPLWTGKQVITAILNHITRGRPPFTVENKGRIPKEYLGKNHNELKLLIYNNDLIHGMVDKAQFGKYGLVHTIHELYGADTAGILLSVFSRLFTLFLQMHGFTCGVDDLLLDQSSDMERKRILEKSEALSEDVHIRFTAFKDGDRDPMKLQREIEKVLCRNRESATTLLDRMMSSSMNVLTSEVNQTLFPSGLQKPFLRNCLSLMTTTGAKGGLVRIFFLFPRIFFI encoded by the exons ATGGCCCAAACCCGATCCGAAGAG GCAGCATCAGAGGTTGTGGATTCAGTTCGCTTTAGCTTTTATACAGCAGAAGAAATTCGAAAGATAAGCGTTAAAAAGATTACCAAACCTGATCTCCTTGATTCCAAAAATGCTTCCGTTCCAGATGGATTGTATGATCCTGCATTGGGTCCAATCAATGATACTGACTC CTGCAAATCTTGTGGCCAGCTTTCTTTTCGTTGCCCAGGTCATTGTGGTCATATTGACCTTGCAAGACCACTTTATAACCCATTGTTATTCAGGAATCTTCAAAATCTTCTTCAGATTACTTGCTTCTTTTGCCGTAAGTTTAGGTTGAATGAAGAAAAG GTCCAAAGATATGCTGAACAACTATGTCTCATAGCAAAGGGTGACATTGTTGGGGCTAAAACTTTAGAAGCTCACTCATGGGGTGAATTTTATTTCCCAaacgaagaagaaacaaagtctGCTGCTATACATACCAGTGAATCGTTGTCAAAGATAACGAATTTAAAGCAACAACAGACATGGACCTCACTTCAGCATTCTGAGGCTCTCTCCATTCTGTCTAAATTTTTGAGGGAAAAGTCTAAGAAGTGTGCGAACTGTAGTAGGAAAAATCCAACAATTACTAGTCCTACATTTGGTTGGCTCAATAAG GCTATACAAGCTTCTGATATAAGAAGTAATTTCATAATGGAGTCTGATCTGGGTCTGTCATCCACTGAGGATCAAAATACTGAAGGCTCACAGTCAAGAGGAGACAGTGCTTCACAACTTGATGAAGAACCATCTTCCATTACAAAAGTccaaagaaaaactaaaaaacAATCAAGGGATCTCCCTCCTGAGATTGCTAAGCAGATGTTATCTTCAGGACAGAAGAAGCATCTATTACCTTCCGAG GTGGAAGCtattttaaaagatttgtggAATAATGAAGCCAAAATATGTGCACTTATATGCGATGTTCAGCGTAGAAGTTTGAATCGTTTGGGTAGGGACAAAGGATATGCAATGTTTTTCTTGAAGACTCTTCTTGTTCCACCAAGCAAGTTTCGTCCTCCTGCTGGGAGTGGTACTCGTGGG GTGTTGGAACATCCACAAAATGTTTTGTTAAGTAAAGTGCAAGAATCCAATATTGCTTTAAGAAATGTCATTGCTAATGGCCCTGATCATCCTGATATTGTGCGGAGCTGGATGGATCTTCAAAGAAATGTCAATTTGTTGTTTGATAGTAGTAAGGGCTGGG TTAAAACTGAGAGGGAAGTCAATGGTATACGCCAATTATTGGAGAAGAAGGCGGGTATCCTTCGTCAGAAAATGATGGGAAAGAGGGTCAATTTTGCATGTCGGTCTGTTATATCTCCAGATCCGTACTTAGCGGTCAATGAAATAGGAATTCCTCCGTATTTTGCACTGAGGTTAACATATCCTGAG CGAGTGACACCCTGGAATGTTAATAAGCTACGGCATGCTATCATCAATGGTGCTGATATTCATCCTGGAGCTACACATTACAAGGACAATGAGAGAATGTATAAATTACAATTAGGTAGAAACATGCGCAATTCAATTTCAAGGAAGCTGCCCACATCAAGAGGAGTTCTTGTGCAGCAAGGGAAGGGTCCAGAATCTGAGTTTGAAGGAAAGGTCGTGTATCGTCATTTACAAGATGGGGACATTGTACTTGTTAATCGACAG CCTACTCTTCACAAGCCTAGCATGATGGCTCATGTTGTTCGTGTTCTGAAAGGAGAAAAGACACTTCGCATGCACTATGCTAATTGCAG CACCTACAATGCTGATTTTGATGGAGATGAGATGAATGTTCACCTTCCACAAGATGAAATTTCACGGGCTGAAGCCATTAACATTGTTAATGCAAACAAGCAGTACGTTGTTCCAACAAGTGGGGATCCAATCAGGGGTCTGATTCAG GATCATATAGTAAGTGCTGTACTTCTAACAAAGTTGGACACATTTTTGACCCGTGAGCAGTACCATCAGCTTTTGTATGCTTCTTGCATGCCTCCTATTGCCAGTTCTCAACCCGGCAGATTTGGTCGAAATGTTTGCACATTATCTTCAGATGATGAGATACAGCCTCTTCTTCCTGCTATTTGGAAGCCAATTCCACTATGGACGGGAAAACAG GTCATAACTGCAATTTTAAATCATATTACACGAGGCCGCCCACCATTTACTGTTGAAAATAAAGGCAGAATTCCCAAGGAATATCTTGGAAAAAATCATAATGAACTGAAGTTACTTATTTACAACAATGATCTCATACATGGAATGGTTGACAAGGCTCAATTTGGGAAATATGGGTTGGTCCATACGATCCATGAACTCTATGGTGCAGACACTGCAGGCATTTTGCTTTCAGTTTTCAGTCGTCTATTTACTTTATTTCTACAG ATGCATGGATTTACTTGTGGAGTAGATGACCTTTTACTCGACCAGAGTtcagatatggagaggaaaagaATACTAGAAAAAAGTGAAGCACTAAGTGAAGATGTCCACATTCGTTTTACTGCTTTTAAAGATGGGGATAGAG ACCCAATGAAATTACAGAGGGAGATCGAGAAGGTCCTATGTCGTAATAGAGAATCTGCAACAACATTGTTGGATAGAATGATGTCCAGTTCTATGAACGTTCTGACTTCCGAGGTAAACCAAACCTTATTTCCAAGTGGACTCCAAAAGCCCTTTCTGAGAAATTGTCTCTCTCTTATGACGACAACTGGAGCTAAAGGTGGTTtggtaagaattttttttttgtttcctcgtatttttttcatttag